The Akkermansia muciniphila genome contains a region encoding:
- a CDS encoding ankyrin repeat domain-containing protein — protein sequence MTCYPCLLLSAALFLGCSSAVRAVTPEEGRRIYLEAKEGNAESQYRLGLCFLKGDGVKRSPSQAKFWFSKAARQGHRTAERSLRLVPQKAPLPVDPSADRATREKKGLELYEYLYKLKDYRPARESTTSSVTINGKRKYDKLPEQGTKPDLSKVSAFIRAGADVNYQGEGIRGDNSCALALALDMQFFELADLLIANGADVNLEIGRSDEYKNASSSLLSRHYFNPRAPQAAYLLEHGADPDYVCNDGRTLLISAARYGNEESVRVLLENGADPNKPNGKPRLGHYKPAHSETALWVLADVSGLQENSINAAAKLLIEHKADVNFRARGGATPLDRAIATGKSSLARLLKEAGAKTSRELDGK from the coding sequence ATGACCTGCTACCCCTGCCTGCTGTTGTCAGCCGCCCTCTTCCTCGGCTGTTCGTCCGCCGTCCGCGCCGTCACCCCGGAAGAAGGGAGGCGCATTTACCTGGAAGCGAAGGAAGGAAACGCGGAATCCCAGTACCGCCTGGGCCTGTGCTTCCTGAAGGGAGACGGCGTGAAGCGCAGCCCCTCCCAGGCCAAATTCTGGTTTTCCAAGGCGGCCAGGCAGGGGCACCGCACGGCGGAACGCTCCCTGCGCCTGGTTCCCCAAAAGGCCCCCCTGCCCGTGGACCCTTCCGCCGACCGGGCCACCCGGGAGAAGAAAGGGCTGGAATTGTATGAGTACCTGTACAAGCTGAAGGATTACAGGCCCGCGCGGGAAAGCACAACCTCCTCCGTCACCATCAACGGCAAGAGGAAGTATGACAAGCTGCCGGAACAGGGGACAAAGCCGGACCTTTCCAAAGTGAGCGCCTTCATCCGCGCCGGGGCGGATGTGAATTACCAGGGGGAGGGCATCAGGGGGGATAATTCTTGCGCGCTGGCCCTGGCGCTGGACATGCAGTTTTTTGAATTGGCGGACCTCCTGATTGCCAACGGGGCGGACGTCAATCTGGAAATAGGCCGGTCTGACGAGTATAAAAACGCCTCTTCCTCCCTTCTTTCCAGGCATTATTTCAATCCCAGGGCTCCGCAGGCGGCCTATCTGCTGGAGCACGGGGCGGACCCGGATTACGTGTGCAATGACGGCAGAACGCTGCTGATTTCCGCCGCCAGGTACGGGAATGAGGAGAGCGTCAGGGTCCTGCTGGAAAACGGCGCGGACCCCAATAAACCCAACGGCAAGCCGCGGCTAGGCCATTACAAGCCGGCCCATTCGGAAACGGCCCTGTGGGTGCTCGCGGACGTTTCCGGCCTTCAGGAAAATTCCATAAACGCCGCCGCCAAATTGTTGATTGAGCACAAGGCGGACGTGAATTTCCGCGCCAGGGGCGGGGCCACTCCCCTGGACCGCGCCATCGCCACCGGAAAGAGCAGCCTGGCGCGCCTCCTGAAAGAAGCAGGGGCCAAAACCTCCAGGGAATTAGACGGAAAATAA
- a CDS encoding porin codes for MKTYTLPVIGIMTLGAAAFAAAAPSTASTGDVLLARDSFSTCKWLGDRFKWFNAERDHKNPYIQEFNVSLRMQYGLDWIDPNGEGRVMGEKEGNGRRFNDEWRRFRAGFNMKFLKNFKFNNVWNIGGMDGLESYNTETNTWDTSDLTYSLYELNLEYKGGPVTYALGKMKPRITGEYRTSSSAILTIERSMLVNQLRPETNYGFQVNNSDKKDTLGWAAGIWMNGNGGTGTGTFNNRIEPAFNSQDNCFVTGTLSYDTSNDVFLKKSRLWLDYAHNFTKWGDDARNKAYDKLHDYSFKSKYQGTGAKDVVALTWEGSQGDFSLMTEVMAGFNVIGMKAGAENVFGVTIMPSYQFTPHWEGVLRYQMAAGSNAVKWEKRYTQNSTYSNTSDCMQALYLGVNYYIFECNPNMAKIMAGVEYAHSNGTDASKQKGFTGWSYNIAFRTNF; via the coding sequence ATGAAAACCTATACTCTCCCCGTCATCGGCATCATGACTCTCGGAGCCGCCGCCTTTGCCGCCGCCGCGCCTTCCACGGCATCCACCGGAGACGTTCTGCTGGCCCGAGACAGCTTTTCCACCTGCAAATGGCTCGGTGACCGTTTCAAGTGGTTCAATGCGGAACGGGATCACAAGAATCCCTACATCCAGGAATTCAACGTTTCCCTGCGCATGCAGTACGGACTGGACTGGATTGACCCGAACGGCGAAGGGCGCGTGATGGGTGAAAAGGAAGGCAACGGACGCCGCTTTAACGACGAGTGGCGCCGTTTCCGAGCCGGATTCAACATGAAGTTCCTGAAGAACTTCAAATTCAACAACGTCTGGAACATCGGCGGCATGGACGGTCTGGAAAGCTACAACACGGAGACCAACACCTGGGACACCTCCGACCTGACCTATTCCCTGTATGAGCTGAATCTGGAATACAAGGGCGGCCCCGTCACCTACGCCCTCGGCAAGATGAAGCCGCGCATCACCGGAGAATACCGCACCTCCTCCTCCGCCATCCTGACCATTGAGCGCTCCATGCTGGTCAACCAGCTCCGCCCGGAGACCAACTACGGGTTCCAGGTGAACAATTCCGACAAGAAGGATACGCTGGGCTGGGCCGCGGGCATCTGGATGAACGGCAACGGAGGCACGGGCACCGGAACGTTCAACAACCGCATTGAACCCGCCTTCAATTCCCAGGACAACTGCTTTGTCACCGGCACGCTGAGCTATGACACGTCCAACGACGTTTTCCTGAAGAAGAGCCGCCTGTGGCTGGATTACGCACATAACTTCACCAAATGGGGAGACGACGCCCGGAACAAGGCGTACGACAAGCTGCATGACTACAGCTTCAAGTCCAAGTACCAGGGCACCGGAGCCAAGGACGTGGTGGCCCTGACCTGGGAAGGCTCCCAGGGGGATTTTTCCCTGATGACGGAAGTGATGGCCGGGTTCAACGTCATCGGCATGAAAGCCGGGGCTGAAAACGTGTTCGGCGTGACCATCATGCCGTCCTACCAATTCACGCCCCACTGGGAAGGAGTGCTCCGCTACCAGATGGCGGCGGGCAGCAATGCCGTGAAGTGGGAAAAACGCTACACGCAGAACTCCACCTATTCCAACACGTCCGACTGCATGCAGGCCCTGTACCTGGGCGTCAACTATTACATTTTCGAATGCAATCCGAACATGGCCAAGATCATGGCGGGCGTCGAATACGCCCATTCCAACGGCACGGACGCCAGCAAGCAGAAAGGCTTCACCGGCTGGAGCTATAACATCGCGTTCCGCACCAACTTCTAG
- a CDS encoding LptE family protein: MNRLRHLFKLLLPALCLLAGSCGYQLGGTKPPKLEFAKTVQVCLFANNSLEPRAATLVTGALADELQRDGTYKLSSRSGADIRVEGEVYSITFDQLRSSREDTYKSTELGLRLAVKYRVVDGRTNEVLYASSAEEVSQFFDLGNIQTARTNALSYAARLVATSIAETLTNG, encoded by the coding sequence ATGAACCGCCTCCGGCACCTGTTTAAACTTCTTCTGCCCGCGCTGTGCCTGCTGGCTGGCTCCTGCGGCTACCAGCTGGGGGGCACCAAGCCGCCAAAGCTGGAATTTGCGAAAACCGTCCAGGTCTGCCTCTTTGCCAACAATTCCCTGGAACCCCGCGCCGCCACGCTGGTGACCGGCGCTCTGGCGGATGAACTTCAGCGGGACGGCACCTACAAGCTGAGCTCCCGCTCCGGGGCGGACATCCGGGTGGAGGGGGAAGTGTACTCCATCACCTTTGACCAGTTGCGTTCCAGCCGGGAAGACACCTATAAAAGTACGGAACTGGGCCTGCGCCTGGCCGTCAAATACCGTGTGGTGGACGGCAGGACGAACGAGGTCCTGTATGCCAGCTCTGCCGAGGAAGTGAGCCAATTCTTTGACCTGGGCAACATCCAGACGGCCCGGACCAACGCCCTCTCCTATGCGGCGCGGCTGGTGGCCACCTCCATAGCGGAAACCCTTACCAACGGATAG
- the recF gene encoding DNA replication and repair protein RecF (All proteins in this family for which functions are known are DNA-binding proteins that assist the filamentation of RecA onto DNA for the initiation of recombination or recombinational repair.): MISRLKLMDFRCYGSFSWQIPQQGAIILGNNAQGKTSLLEAVCFLLRLQSPRTARPGPLAAHGKQSFGIRGELPGQIRRILWAPDAPDLRVNGEPRKDQRSYLADSYPVVWLGNDDLSLVQAGADARRKYMDFLGSQWHPGYRLALFSYRKALKTRNYLLKHRHKDKLQLDAYTQQLALHGTELRNLRASLLALLAPHIALAYRNIGGREEQAAVTYRAAEEGDLYERLCAGVDRDIRYGQTQNGPHRDDLDITLNGRSAAQFASEGQQRTIAISMKLAQSSLLTEETGHTPIHLIDDVFGELDPTRRVAFLQSLPADAQSLITTTHLDWLHDAPCPLPVFRLEDSTLKPV; encoded by the coding sequence ATGATTTCCAGGCTGAAATTAATGGACTTCCGCTGCTACGGGAGCTTCTCCTGGCAGATTCCGCAGCAGGGGGCCATCATCCTGGGAAACAACGCGCAGGGGAAAACCAGCCTGCTGGAGGCCGTCTGCTTCCTGCTCCGCCTGCAATCCCCCCGCACCGCCCGGCCCGGCCCGCTGGCGGCCCACGGCAAACAATCCTTCGGCATCCGCGGGGAACTGCCGGGGCAGATCAGGCGCATCCTGTGGGCCCCTGACGCTCCGGACCTCCGTGTGAACGGCGAACCGCGCAAGGACCAGCGCAGCTACCTGGCGGACAGCTACCCCGTGGTCTGGCTGGGCAATGACGATCTTTCCCTGGTCCAGGCCGGAGCGGACGCCCGCAGAAAATACATGGACTTTCTGGGCAGCCAGTGGCACCCTGGCTACAGGCTGGCCCTGTTCAGCTACCGGAAAGCCCTGAAAACGCGCAACTACCTGCTTAAACACAGGCATAAGGACAAGCTCCAGCTGGACGCGTACACGCAGCAGCTTGCCCTGCACGGCACGGAACTGAGGAACCTGCGCGCCAGCCTGCTGGCGCTTCTGGCTCCCCATATCGCCCTGGCCTACCGCAACATCGGAGGAAGGGAGGAACAGGCCGCCGTCACCTACCGCGCCGCCGAGGAAGGGGACCTGTACGAACGGCTGTGCGCCGGGGTGGACCGGGACATCCGGTACGGACAGACCCAGAACGGCCCGCACCGGGACGATCTGGACATCACGCTGAACGGCAGAAGCGCCGCCCAATTCGCCTCGGAAGGGCAGCAGCGCACCATCGCCATCTCCATGAAGCTGGCGCAGTCCTCCCTGCTTACGGAGGAAACGGGCCACACGCCCATTCACCTGATTGACGACGTCTTCGGAGAGCTGGACCCCACGCGGCGCGTGGCCTTTCTCCAATCACTCCCGGCGGACGCCCAGAGCCTCATCACCACCACCCATCTGGACTGGCTGCATGACGCCCCGTGCCCGCTGCCGGTCTTCCGGCTGGAGGACTCCACGCTCAAGCCGGTCTGA
- the rsmI gene encoding 16S rRNA (cytidine(1402)-2'-O)-methyltransferase, which produces MAEVEYSVYFVPVPIGNRADITLRALDVLRKVDVIACEDTRHSGLLLSHYEIRKPLMSMHDHNEQSRAGEIAARAAGGESFAVISDAGMPGVSDPGYRLIQMLKKKEVSFTVLPGPSAVVTALVGSGLPTDAFFFGGFLPVKSGRKGAMLQAAVEASHTSIFYESPHRIVKTVQALAALDPDVPVCVARELTKTFETYHRGPAARLAAEFAERAPKGEIVLLVGGVNAPRTAH; this is translated from the coding sequence ATGGCGGAAGTGGAATACAGCGTTTACTTTGTCCCGGTACCGATCGGCAACCGGGCGGACATCACCCTGCGGGCGCTGGACGTGCTGCGCAAGGTAGACGTCATAGCGTGTGAAGACACCCGCCATTCCGGCCTGCTGCTCTCCCATTATGAAATCCGGAAGCCGCTGATGAGCATGCATGACCACAACGAGCAGTCCCGCGCCGGGGAAATTGCCGCCCGTGCCGCCGGAGGGGAAAGCTTCGCCGTAATCAGTGATGCGGGAATGCCGGGCGTGAGTGATCCGGGGTACCGCCTCATCCAGATGCTCAAGAAAAAGGAAGTCAGCTTCACCGTGCTGCCCGGACCGTCCGCCGTGGTGACGGCGCTGGTGGGTTCCGGACTGCCTACGGACGCCTTCTTCTTTGGCGGCTTTCTGCCTGTCAAATCCGGCAGGAAAGGGGCCATGCTCCAGGCGGCGGTGGAAGCCAGCCACACGAGCATCTTTTATGAATCCCCCCACCGCATCGTCAAAACCGTGCAGGCGCTGGCGGCGCTGGATCCGGACGTACCCGTCTGCGTAGCCAGGGAACTCACCAAAACCTTTGAAACCTATCACCGCGGCCCCGCTGCACGTCTGGCGGCGGAATTTGCGGAACGCGCCCCCAAAGGGGAAATCGTGCTGCTGGTGGGCGGCGTGAACGCGCCAAGGACCGCCCATTGA
- the hisI gene encoding phosphoribosyl-AMP cyclohydrolase, whose product MEQNDISSRIVFADRGKVNVEKGVEFAPKFDQNGLIPALAMDHVTHEPLMLAYMNAESLRMTMELGEAVYYSRSRQEIWHKGATSGHVQKVKQILIDCDQDALIVLVDQCGAGACHTGHHSCFYRSVPFGEELKAQPQGEPATLREADGGVVFDAEAVYGKGH is encoded by the coding sequence ATGGAACAAAATGACATCTCATCCCGGATTGTCTTTGCCGACCGCGGCAAGGTGAATGTGGAAAAAGGCGTGGAATTCGCCCCCAAATTTGACCAGAACGGCCTCATTCCGGCCCTCGCCATGGACCACGTTACCCATGAACCGCTGATGCTGGCCTACATGAACGCGGAATCCCTGCGCATGACCATGGAGCTGGGAGAAGCCGTTTACTACTCCCGCAGCCGCCAGGAAATCTGGCATAAGGGCGCGACCAGCGGCCACGTGCAGAAGGTAAAGCAAATCCTGATTGACTGTGACCAGGACGCCCTGATCGTGCTGGTGGACCAGTGCGGCGCCGGAGCCTGCCACACCGGGCACCACTCCTGCTTCTACCGTTCCGTGCCCTTTGGCGAGGAACTGAAGGCGCAGCCGCAGGGGGAACCCGCCACGCTGCGCGAAGCGGACGGAGGCGTTGTCTTTGATGCCGAGGCCGTATACGGCAAGGGCCATTAA
- a CDS encoding tetratricopeptide repeat protein — MNVKKLLVMMAAVSGTLVLCQCSSEAPPPPGTVRMVDQQAIALMQEARAKEAKNDLSGAIKKYKRVVEKHPLSKEAPQARFRMAELYEARKEPADAFDQYQKLIDRHPDSPLYKQAMERQKEMAFGAASGALTNRVLWMFDVKMDPKNVTEWLNHVRDNAPYASTAPQAMNVLGSYLAARGRMKEAIEAYQNLVDNHPHSPLAPTAQLQIATLYRQAAADGDRNHVNVARAQEAYEDYLQRYPNSSRAGAARSDLAAMKRELVSQQLEVAEYYLTKMKDTNAAIFCYQEVASKGNINPAAAATAKARLKKLGVTSK, encoded by the coding sequence ATGAATGTGAAAAAGCTGCTTGTCATGATGGCCGCCGTCTCCGGAACGCTGGTGCTGTGCCAGTGCTCTTCGGAAGCGCCCCCGCCCCCCGGAACCGTCCGCATGGTGGACCAGCAGGCGATTGCTCTGATGCAGGAAGCCAGGGCGAAGGAAGCGAAAAACGACCTGTCCGGCGCCATCAAGAAATACAAGCGCGTGGTGGAAAAGCACCCCCTTTCCAAGGAAGCGCCGCAGGCACGGTTCAGAATGGCGGAACTCTATGAAGCCCGCAAGGAACCTGCGGATGCCTTTGACCAGTACCAGAAGCTCATTGACCGTCACCCGGACAGCCCGCTGTACAAGCAGGCCATGGAGCGGCAGAAGGAAATGGCCTTCGGCGCCGCGAGCGGCGCGCTGACCAACCGCGTGCTATGGATGTTTGACGTCAAGATGGACCCCAAGAACGTCACGGAATGGCTGAACCACGTGCGCGACAACGCTCCGTATGCCTCCACCGCCCCGCAGGCCATGAACGTGCTGGGCAGCTACCTGGCCGCCCGCGGGCGGATGAAGGAGGCCATTGAAGCGTACCAGAACCTGGTGGACAACCACCCGCACTCTCCGCTGGCCCCCACGGCTCAGCTCCAGATAGCCACCCTGTACCGCCAGGCCGCCGCTGACGGGGACCGCAACCACGTCAATGTGGCCCGCGCCCAGGAAGCGTATGAAGACTACCTGCAGCGCTACCCCAACAGCTCCCGCGCCGGGGCCGCGCGTTCCGACCTGGCCGCCATGAAGCGTGAACTGGTATCCCAGCAGCTGGAAGTGGCGGAATACTACCTTACCAAGATGAAGGACACCAATGCGGCCATCTTCTGCTACCAGGAAGTGGCCTCCAAGGGCAACATCAATCCCGCCGCCGCCGCTACGGCGAAGGCGCGCCTGAAAAAACTGGGCGTCACCAGCAAATAA
- the cmk gene encoding (d)CMP kinase, protein MHPAIAIDGPAASGKSTVAKLIADRLGYTFINTGAMYRAVTWYMLEQGIDPADTDAVLAALPSVPLSFGKDGSRSVVLCGEHVLGEELTRQQVNDHVSTIAAIPEVRSLLVERQREYNRREPVVMEGRDIGTVVFPDTPFKYFVTASEEVRAARRAAEGLTDSIAERDRKDSSRATAPLAQAPDALLVDTSDMTIDQVVHFITDNIQQKLAAR, encoded by the coding sequence TTGACGGCCCCGCCGCATCCGGAAAATCCACTGTCGCCAAGCTCATTGCGGACCGCCTCGGCTACACGTTCATCAACACCGGAGCCATGTACCGGGCCGTCACCTGGTACATGCTGGAACAGGGCATTGACCCGGCGGATACGGACGCCGTGCTGGCCGCCCTGCCCTCCGTCCCCCTCTCTTTCGGCAAGGACGGCAGCCGCTCCGTGGTGCTGTGCGGGGAACATGTGCTGGGTGAAGAACTCACACGGCAGCAGGTCAACGACCACGTCTCCACCATTGCGGCCATTCCGGAAGTGCGCTCCCTGCTGGTGGAACGGCAGCGGGAATACAACCGCCGGGAACCCGTGGTCATGGAAGGCAGGGACATAGGCACCGTGGTCTTTCCTGATACGCCGTTCAAGTACTTCGTCACCGCCTCCGAGGAAGTGAGGGCCGCCCGCCGCGCCGCGGAAGGCCTGACGGATTCCATCGCGGAACGTGACCGCAAGGACTCCTCCCGCGCCACGGCTCCGCTGGCGCAGGCGCCGGACGCCCTGCTGGTGGATACGTCAGACATGACGATTGACCAGGTCGTCCACTTCATTACGGATAACATTCAACAAAAACTCGCCGCCAGATGA
- a CDS encoding flavin reductase family protein — MKKIDPKEIRDNAMQLIGHDWMLVTAGTPEHFNMMTASWGGLGFMWKKPVAFVVIRPQRHTFRFIEAGEEFTLSFFSHEYHKALTVCGTTSGRDTDKVAASGLTPHVTENGNVSFAEARLVLECRKLYAEALNPEAFLDKTIVPEWYAAGDFHKMYIVEILNVWVKE; from the coding sequence ATGAAAAAGATTGATCCAAAGGAGATTCGGGATAATGCCATGCAGTTGATCGGGCACGACTGGATGCTGGTGACGGCTGGAACGCCGGAGCATTTCAATATGATGACGGCCAGCTGGGGAGGCCTGGGCTTCATGTGGAAAAAGCCCGTGGCGTTCGTGGTCATCCGGCCCCAGCGCCATACCTTCCGCTTCATTGAAGCCGGGGAGGAGTTCACGCTTTCCTTCTTCAGTCATGAGTACCATAAGGCCCTTACCGTTTGCGGCACCACCAGCGGACGGGACACGGACAAGGTGGCCGCCTCCGGGTTGACTCCGCATGTAACGGAAAACGGCAACGTGAGCTTTGCGGAAGCGCGCCTGGTGCTGGAATGCCGCAAGCTGTACGCGGAGGCTCTGAATCCGGAAGCTTTTCTGGACAAGACCATTGTGCCGGAATGGTATGCGGCCGGGGATTTCCACAAGATGTACATTGTGGAAATACTGAACGTATGGGTGAAGGAATAG
- a CDS encoding endonuclease/exonuclease/phosphatase family protein, with the protein MNPFIFCPCIAAAVFLAPFSLWAGEAVFMSYNVKNGTGMDGRRDDDRTARVIMAAKPDVAALQELDSKTKRSGGKDTLQELAARTKLTGTYAKAIDYSGGSYGVGLLSREKPLSVRRIPLPGREEARVLLMAEFKDYCFCVTHLSLTQEDSNASIDIIATLAAECRKPFFIAGDFNLTPDSEPVARMKKHFILLSDSSQKTFPADHPAECIDYIWMYRGRKAEAFKVAERRVIEEPAASDHRPVKVVVRY; encoded by the coding sequence ATGAACCCGTTCATTTTCTGTCCATGCATAGCCGCCGCGGTTTTTCTGGCCCCTTTTTCCCTGTGGGCCGGGGAAGCCGTATTCATGAGCTACAATGTGAAGAACGGCACCGGCATGGACGGCAGGCGGGACGATGACCGCACGGCGCGGGTAATCATGGCGGCGAAACCGGACGTCGCGGCCCTTCAGGAACTGGACAGCAAGACAAAAAGGAGCGGCGGCAAGGACACTTTGCAGGAATTGGCCGCGAGGACAAAGTTGACGGGGACGTACGCCAAGGCCATTGATTATTCGGGCGGTTCCTATGGAGTGGGCCTTTTGTCCCGGGAGAAGCCTTTGAGCGTCCGGCGAATTCCTTTGCCCGGCAGGGAGGAGGCGCGCGTGCTGCTGATGGCCGAGTTCAAGGATTATTGTTTTTGCGTCACGCATTTGTCCCTGACTCAGGAGGACAGCAACGCTTCCATTGACATAATTGCCACCCTGGCCGCGGAATGCAGGAAGCCCTTTTTCATTGCGGGAGATTTCAATTTGACGCCGGACTCGGAACCGGTGGCCAGGATGAAGAAGCACTTCATCCTTCTGAGCGATTCTTCCCAAAAAACGTTCCCTGCCGACCATCCGGCGGAATGTATTGATTACATCTGGATGTACAGGGGGAGAAAGGCGGAGGCGTTCAAGGTGGCGGAACGCAGGGTGATTGAAGAACCTGCCGCTTCCGACCACCGCCCGGTTAAAGTAGTGGTCCGCTATTAA
- a CDS encoding DNA-deoxyinosine glycosylase, with translation MKKCSLPPSVTPECSVLVLGSLPGDESLRQAQYYAHPRNAFWKIMGTLLGFDPSLPYGERLSLLNRGGVGLWDVVASGVRPGSLDQHISQEQPNDIAALLECFPGIGTVCCNGTASHKYLKRYFPELFLRETPAIIQMPSTSPAAARLTYEQKFRAYEEILLPRLRQGGEKG, from the coding sequence GTGAAGAAATGCTCCCTCCCTCCCTCCGTCACGCCGGAATGCTCCGTGCTGGTGCTCGGCTCCCTGCCGGGAGACGAATCCCTGCGGCAGGCGCAATATTACGCCCACCCCCGCAACGCCTTCTGGAAAATCATGGGAACCCTGCTGGGCTTTGACCCCTCCCTGCCGTACGGGGAACGCCTGTCTCTCCTCAACCGGGGCGGGGTGGGGCTGTGGGACGTGGTGGCCTCCGGCGTCAGGCCCGGCAGCCTGGACCAGCACATCTCCCAGGAACAGCCCAATGACATTGCCGCCCTGCTGGAATGCTTTCCCGGCATCGGCACGGTCTGCTGCAACGGCACCGCCTCCCATAAATACCTCAAACGGTATTTTCCGGAACTATTCCTCCGGGAAACCCCTGCCATCATCCAGATGCCCTCCACCAGCCCGGCGGCGGCGCGGCTGACGTATGAGCAGAAATTCCGCGCTTATGAGGAAATTCTTCTCCCCCGCCTCCGGCAGGGAGGAGAAAAAGGCTAA
- a CDS encoding lysophospholipid acyltransferase family protein has product MNSFYWVFYTLFKSISKAFFSWKVVNREKLIEDGPVLIVSNHQSFLDPPMLGISYEEGIYFFARKTLFQGIFKWALPLCQAIPIDQENPDAASLKHVIRLLKSGKRVLVFPEGSRTPDGEVHDGMGGIGLILSKTKVPVQPLRISGAYEAFPIGSRFPRIHPVTVTVGDPIPFTPAELNARGKEAYQHLTDRIMDAIRALPAE; this is encoded by the coding sequence ATGAACTCCTTCTACTGGGTTTTCTACACGCTTTTCAAAAGCATCTCCAAAGCCTTCTTCTCCTGGAAGGTCGTCAACCGGGAAAAGCTGATTGAAGACGGCCCCGTGCTCATTGTCAGCAATCACCAAAGCTTTCTGGACCCTCCCATGCTGGGCATCTCCTATGAGGAGGGCATCTATTTCTTCGCCCGCAAGACCCTGTTCCAGGGCATCTTCAAGTGGGCTCTTCCGCTTTGCCAGGCCATCCCCATCGACCAGGAAAACCCGGACGCCGCCAGCCTCAAGCACGTGATACGCCTGCTGAAATCCGGCAAGCGCGTGCTCGTCTTCCCGGAAGGCTCCCGCACGCCGGACGGTGAGGTACATGACGGCATGGGAGGCATCGGCCTCATCCTGAGCAAGACGAAAGTACCCGTGCAGCCCCTGCGCATCAGCGGGGCGTATGAAGCCTTCCCCATCGGCTCCCGCTTCCCCAGAATCCATCCCGTCACGGTCACGGTGGGGGACCCCATCCCCTTCACTCCGGCGGAACTCAACGCCAGAGGAAAAGAGGCGTACCAGCATCTGACGGACAGGATCATGGACGCCATCCGCGCCCTTCCTGCGGAATAA
- the rnc gene encoding ribonuclease III, whose product MNYTALEDKLGYRFKNPDLLVQALTHPSTDSKPETRRTYERLEFLGDAILQLAVTQYLYHQMPQSPEGELTQLRARTVSRANLGKYGYILGLDKYISLGKGEERAGGRGKNSIIANTFESVFGAMSLDSDYETAKAVALRVLHEALDSAASHPKEINPKGELQAILQDILPETPSYETEEKGQRDAENRFHSRVFWHGHAIGSGHGASKRKAEVAAAADALAAKAWLRITV is encoded by the coding sequence ATGAACTATACCGCGCTGGAAGACAAGCTGGGTTACCGCTTCAAGAACCCGGACCTGCTCGTGCAGGCCCTGACCCACCCCAGCACGGACAGCAAGCCGGAAACGCGCCGGACGTATGAACGCCTTGAATTCCTGGGAGACGCCATTTTACAGCTGGCCGTCACCCAGTACCTTTACCACCAGATGCCCCAGTCTCCGGAAGGGGAGCTGACCCAGCTGCGCGCACGCACCGTCAGCCGCGCCAACCTGGGCAAATACGGCTACATCCTGGGGCTGGACAAGTACATTTCCCTGGGAAAGGGGGAGGAAAGAGCCGGAGGCCGGGGAAAGAATTCCATCATTGCCAACACGTTTGAATCCGTCTTCGGGGCCATGTCCCTGGATTCCGATTATGAAACGGCCAAGGCCGTGGCCCTGCGCGTTCTGCATGAGGCGCTGGACTCCGCGGCCAGCCACCCCAAGGAGATCAACCCCAAAGGGGAACTCCAGGCCATTCTTCAGGACATCCTGCCCGAAACTCCTTCCTATGAAACGGAAGAAAAAGGGCAGAGGGACGCCGAAAACCGTTTTCACTCCCGCGTTTTCTGGCATGGACACGCCATCGGTTCCGGCCATGGAGCCAGCAAGCGGAAGGCGGAAGTGGCCGCCGCCGCGGACGCCCTGGCCGCCAAAGCATGGCTCCGCATTACCGTGTAA